The window ACCGTTCTCGGTGCGCTGGTCGTCCTGGCCTTCTGGGCCGCGGACGCCGACCCTTACCAGCAGCTGCTGCTGTGGGTGAACACGCCCGGGATGATCGGTCTGCTGGTGCTGCAACTGCTCGCCGCGATCGCCGTGCCCTGCTACTTCCGCCGGGTGCGGCACACGGAGGGCGCCCTGCGCACGGTCGTGGCGCCGGTCGTCGCCGCCGTACTGCTGGTGACCGCGATCGTGCTGGTGGTGACGCACATCGACCTGTTCACCGGCGCGTCCCGGGCGGTGAACACCCTCCTGGTCGTCGTGGCACCGGCCGTCTTCCTCCTCGGCCTCCCGCTGGCGTGGTGGCTGCGCCGGGCCAGGCCCGACGTCTACGCCGGGTTCGCGGCGGAGCCGGCCGAAGCCGCCGAACCCGCCGGGGCGACCGCGCCCCCCGTGTCCGCGAACTGACCCAACGCCCCTTTTCCGTACAGGAGTCGCCCCCATGCCCGCTGCCGACCTCATCCTCGCCGGCGCCCACGTCCGCACCCTCGATCCCGGCCGGCCCACCGCCTCAGCCGTCGCCGTGCGCGACGGTGTGATCGCCGCGGTCGGCGAGGCGGCCGACGTCCGGGACTGGCGGGGCCCCGGCACCGAGGTCGTCGACCTGCACGGCGCGCACCTCGTGCCGGGCCTCGTCGACTCCCACAGCCATCCGGTGTGGGGCCTCGACATGGCGACGGGCACGGACCTGTCCGGCGTGACGGACCTGGCCGGGCTGCGGGCCGCACTCGCCGGGGCGGAGCGCGTCGAGGGCTGGGTGGTCGGGTACGGCCTGGACCACAACGCGTTCGAGGGCCGTCCCGTCCACCACGAACTGGTGGCGGACGTACTCGGCGACACCCCGGCCTTCCTGCGGCTCTACGACGGCCACTCCGCCCTCGCCGACGGCGCGGCGCTGGCAGCGGCTGGGGTGACCGGCCCGCGCGCCTTCGCGCAGCGCGCGGAGGTGGTGTGCGACGCCGCCGGCCGGCCCACCGGCCATCTGGTCGAGCACGCCGCGATGGAACTGGTGGCGGACGTCGTACCCCGGCCCGCGTCCGCGCAACGGCGGGCGCGGCTGCTGGAGTTGCTGTCCGCCATGGCCGCGACGGGGCTCACCGGAGCCCATGTGATGGACGGCGGGGACCTCGACCTGGTGGCGGAGGTCGCACGGGAGACGGTCCTGCCGCTGCGGCTGCGGTTCGCGCCCTGGTGCATGCCGGGCGCCGACGGCGACACCCTGCGGGAGCTGATCGAACTCCAGGGCACGGGCGGCAGGCACTGGCTGGTCGGCGGGGTCAAGTTCTTCATGGACGGCACCGTGGAGGGCGGCACGGCCTGGCTGGAGCACCCCGACTGCCACGGCCGGGGCACGGACGCCTTCTGGCCGGACCCGCGGGCGTACGCCGAGGCGGTCCGCACCCTGCACGCGGCCGGGGTACGCACCGCCACGCACGCCATCGGGGACGCGGCCGTACGGCACGTCCTGGAGACCGTGGCGTCCCTGGGGCCCGGTGGCCGCGGGGCGCACCGGATCGAGCACATCGAGACCGCTCCGGACGAACTCCTGTCACATTTCGCCGAGTTGGGCGTGGCGGCCTCCATGCAGCCGCCGCACACCGGCTACACGCGCGACGACGGCACGGACGAGTGGTCGCGCCGGCTGGGCGGTGACCGTGCCGGACGCGCCTGGCGGCTGCGGGACCTGCGGGAGGCCGGGGCGACGGTCGCGCTGGGCTCGGACTGGCCGATCGCGCACTACGACGTGCGGGCGGTGCTGGCGACCGCCCACCGGCCGAAGGGGGCGGCGGCACACCGGCCGGGCCTGACACCGCTGCAGGCGCTGGAGGGCTGCACGACGCACGCGGCGGCCGCCACCGGCGAGTCCGACCGCGCCGGCCGCGTGGCTCCGGGCTTCCGCGCGGATCTCACCGCGCTGTCCGTCGATCCGGGGCGCGCGTCCGGTGACGAACTGACCGACGCACCGGTGGCGTTGACGGTCACCGGAGGCCATGTGGTGCACCGGGCGGTCTGAGGCGGTCCGCCGGCCGAGGGCCCTGTGCGAGAGGCGTCCAGGTGCCGTTGGGCCGCGCCTGACGCCGGACCTCCGGACGGGACAGGGTGAGGCCTGGCGGCCGGACGGGGCAGACTGGGCGGGTGAACGACCTCCGACCAGTCCGTCTGGACCCCGCACCGGAGTGGTACGGGCGCCTGCGCGTCCGTACCACCGGCCTCTCCCCCGCCCGCTGGCTCACCGAACGCCGTCCCGGTCACGGCGACTTCGGCACGGTGGCGGGCGTGGCCGCGCCCGGCTTCGCCGGGTACGCGCGGGTCCTGCATCCGGCCGCCCTGAAGGAGCGGCCGGTGCGGTGGGACACCGTGGCAGCCGCGCACGGCACCCGGGTGACATCGGGCACGCGGTGGCACGAGGTCGTCGGAATGGACCTCGACCACCGCAACGCCTCCGAGTACGGCCGGCCCGGCGTCTGGGACGAGCACCCGTGGGAGGGCCCGACCCCGCCGGACGTCGCCGAGGCGCTCATCCCGGTGCTGGCCCGGCACACCCGTACGCCGGAGCACTGCTGGTTCGGGCTGTGGCACGGGTACGGCCGCTGGGACTTCGGCGGGCTCCCGGTCTTCGAGACGCCCGGGCGGGACGAGGTGCTGCTCTCCGGCACCCTCGCCGACGCCGTCTCCCCGGTGCGCACGGACGAGTTCGCCGAGCTGCCCGACCTGTGGTGGCCCGAGGACCGAGCCTGGTGCCTGGGCGGCGACGTGGACCTGGTCAGCACCTACATCGGCGGCTCGCCCGCGCTGATCGCCGACCTGCTGGCGACACCGGGACTGGAGGCGCACCCGGTGGCACCGGACGACACCGTCGGCTGAGCCGGCCGGCCGCCGGTCCCGGAGGTGTCGCCCGTCGCCCGCGGGCTACTCGCCGGGGGCGACCGTGCGGGCGATGACGCGGGCCGCCTCGGCCACGAGTGCCTCGTCCACCGTCGCGTCCTCGGTGCTCCTGGTCGACAGCACGGCCAGGACGACCGGTGTCCTCCGGGTCGTCCAGGCCACGCCGATGTCGTTGGCGGTCGCGTAGGAGCCGGTGCCGGTCTTGTCCGCCAGGACCCAGCCGTCCGGCAGGCCGCGGCGGAACCGTCCGGTGCTGGTGGTGTTGCCCTTCAGCCAGCCGACGAAGCGCTCCCTGTCCGCGTCGCCCAGGGCCCGGCCCAGACCGAGCCGTGCGAGGCTTCCGCCGATGGCCCGCGGGGTGGTGGTGTCGCGGAGGTCGCCCGGGATCGCGGTGTTCAGCTCCGGCTCCCACCGGTCCAGCCGGCTGACGTCGTCGCCGAGCGAGCGGAGGAAACGGGTCAGGCCGGCCGGTCCGCCGATCTCCCGCAGCAGCAGGTTGCCCGCCGCGTTGTCGCTGTACCGGATCGCCGCGGCGCACAGGTCTCCGACGGTCATGCCGGTCGCCAGATTCTCCTGTGTGAGCGGCGAGTTGGGAAGAATGTCGTGCGGCGGATAGTGGATCACCCGGTCGAGGGGTGCACGGTCGCCACGGTCGCGCAGGACCGCGGCCGCCGCGAACGCCTTGAACGTGGAGCACATCGCGAACCGTTCCCCGGCCCGGTGGGACAGGGTGCGCCCCGTGCGCACGTTCCGCGCGTACACGCCGAGCCGGGCGTCGTAACGCTGCTCCAGGTCGCGCAACTCCGCCTCCACGCAGAGTGATTCGATGCCCGCAGCC of the Streptomyces sp. 1222.5 genome contains:
- a CDS encoding amidohydrolase, which codes for MPAADLILAGAHVRTLDPGRPTASAVAVRDGVIAAVGEAADVRDWRGPGTEVVDLHGAHLVPGLVDSHSHPVWGLDMATGTDLSGVTDLAGLRAALAGAERVEGWVVGYGLDHNAFEGRPVHHELVADVLGDTPAFLRLYDGHSALADGAALAAAGVTGPRAFAQRAEVVCDAAGRPTGHLVEHAAMELVADVVPRPASAQRRARLLELLSAMAATGLTGAHVMDGGDLDLVAEVARETVLPLRLRFAPWCMPGADGDTLRELIELQGTGGRHWLVGGVKFFMDGTVEGGTAWLEHPDCHGRGTDAFWPDPRAYAEAVRTLHAAGVRTATHAIGDAAVRHVLETVASLGPGGRGAHRIEHIETAPDELLSHFAELGVAASMQPPHTGYTRDDGTDEWSRRLGGDRAGRAWRLRDLREAGATVALGSDWPIAHYDVRAVLATAHRPKGAAAHRPGLTPLQALEGCTTHAAAATGESDRAGRVAPGFRADLTALSVDPGRASGDELTDAPVALTVTGGHVVHRAV
- the bla gene encoding class A beta-lactamase — translated: MPRRRLLKAGLVFTATTALAASAPTAVAAAGIESLCVEAELRDLEQRYDARLGVYARNVRTGRTLSHRAGERFAMCSTFKAFAAAAVLRDRGDRAPLDRVIHYPPHDILPNSPLTQENLATGMTVGDLCAAAIRYSDNAAGNLLLREIGGPAGLTRFLRSLGDDVSRLDRWEPELNTAIPGDLRDTTTPRAIGGSLARLGLGRALGDADRERFVGWLKGNTTSTGRFRRGLPDGWVLADKTGTGSYATANDIGVAWTTRRTPVVLAVLSTRSTEDATVDEALVAEAARVIARTVAPGE